A genomic stretch from Acidobacteriota bacterium includes:
- a CDS encoding TonB-dependent receptor: MQLTGFAARGGRAGVFVFIVFALNAWLAATPALAQMTRGGVNGTVRDASGAVVPGVTVIVVNVATNQSRDTVTDAEGFYRVSALEPGDYLVRAELAGFQTVETRGVRIVPATEATVNVELKVAGVGEEVTVTAEARAAELNKTSPTIANTVSARAVEQLPLPGGRNLNNLIATAPNVSSTGGQGTYAANGQRSRNNNYMIDGSDNNDISVTISTTPLVPEAVAEFQVITNAYSVEFGRNSGAQVNIITKSGSNRFRGDVWDYYTSSDFYSLTNIEKASGLKEPARFNRHQAGFDLGGPIFREKTFFFGLFQWDGERPGASPGTTVRIPTPAGFATLQNAPLGAGQTAASRAAVLERISFLQNLYSQNLSFRSLQNTLVNGRAIETGLTNVSITSPSTAKSYIARVDHRLTANDNITVRAVHTPREQKELISNCAFGALFCGSQDLKDTNFAASNTHIFTSRLLNEFRFSLVRRDLSFPENDPKSPTATIGGFFTVGGASNFPQGRLTNAYQFSNTMTWTREKHTFKFGADLRYNDVDNQAAFDSKGTFTFNSLQDYMNNFASRFAQALQTASWEAQQWQTFFYLQDDFRVTPDLTVNLGLRYEANGAPLGFFGATDPESLAVGVPGPVEDDRNNWAPRVGFAWSPRGNNRWLGDGKTVVRGGFGMGYDFLFYNLLTVNASNYPRVAVAESFNVQNLYPNLLAGSASPVFNPLNQWVNSAPDTENPESRFWSADIQRELGQVILSAGYTGSRGYKGINQIHMNPGILTEAQAATVIATRNISSIPNVQARRQNPAWGGRLQIPAYTGPGGNDVEARSSYHGAFVRADKRFSHGLQFGGAYTYGRFFSNNDASLGEAGTAQSPQTPQSFFDYDSEWSVSGFDRRHRLVFTYLWEIPAPKRGLLGAIIGGWQIAGITQTQSGAPFTIRTGVDSNGDGSAGGDRPNINPSGSLVWKDDHSSFTNNGYYVTPLGNNNLPLANSMPNGGNAPRNGERGPGFWNTDLSLSKRVTFFGDRAFTVRIDGFNLLNQDNKGTPTNAMNSTSFGENTNNWGRRTFTFSGKFTF; this comes from the coding sequence ATGCAGCTTACAGGGTTTGCCGCCCGCGGCGGTCGCGCGGGCGTTTTCGTGTTCATCGTGTTTGCGTTGAACGCGTGGCTCGCGGCCACGCCCGCACTGGCGCAGATGACGCGCGGCGGCGTCAACGGCACCGTGCGCGACGCGTCAGGGGCCGTCGTTCCCGGCGTGACGGTGATCGTCGTGAATGTCGCCACGAACCAGTCACGGGACACCGTGACCGATGCTGAGGGTTTCTACAGGGTCTCGGCGCTCGAGCCAGGGGACTACCTCGTTCGCGCTGAACTGGCCGGCTTCCAGACGGTCGAAACGCGCGGCGTGCGCATCGTCCCGGCGACCGAGGCGACCGTCAACGTCGAGCTGAAAGTCGCGGGGGTCGGCGAGGAAGTGACGGTCACTGCCGAAGCGCGCGCGGCCGAGTTGAACAAGACCAGCCCCACGATCGCCAACACCGTGAGCGCGCGGGCGGTCGAGCAGCTTCCCCTGCCGGGCGGACGCAACCTCAACAACCTGATCGCCACGGCGCCGAACGTGTCGAGCACCGGCGGCCAGGGCACGTACGCGGCCAACGGCCAGCGGTCGCGCAACAACAACTACATGATCGACGGATCGGACAACAACGACATCTCGGTGACGATCTCGACCACGCCGCTCGTGCCCGAGGCGGTCGCCGAGTTCCAGGTCATCACCAACGCCTACAGCGTGGAGTTCGGCCGCAACAGTGGCGCCCAGGTGAACATCATCACCAAGTCGGGCAGCAATCGCTTCCGCGGCGACGTGTGGGACTACTACACGAGCAGCGACTTCTATTCGCTCACGAACATCGAGAAGGCGAGCGGCCTGAAAGAGCCGGCACGCTTCAACCGTCACCAGGCGGGCTTCGACCTGGGCGGGCCGATCTTCCGGGAGAAGACGTTCTTCTTCGGCCTCTTTCAGTGGGACGGCGAGCGCCCCGGCGCGAGCCCGGGCACCACGGTGCGGATTCCGACGCCGGCCGGTTTCGCCACGCTGCAGAACGCGCCGCTGGGCGCCGGGCAGACCGCGGCGAGCCGCGCGGCGGTGCTCGAGCGGATCTCCTTCCTCCAGAACCTGTACTCCCAGAACCTGTCGTTCCGCAGCCTCCAGAACACGCTCGTGAACGGCCGCGCGATCGAAACCGGCCTGACCAACGTCAGCATCACCTCGCCGAGCACGGCCAAGAGCTACATCGCGCGGGTGGATCATCGGCTGACCGCCAACGACAACATCACCGTGCGCGCCGTGCACACGCCGCGTGAGCAGAAGGAGTTAATCAGCAACTGCGCGTTCGGCGCGCTGTTCTGCGGCAGCCAGGACCTGAAGGACACCAACTTCGCCGCGAGCAACACGCACATTTTCACGTCGCGGCTGCTCAACGAGTTCCGGTTCTCCCTGGTGCGCCGGGACCTGAGCTTCCCGGAGAACGATCCGAAGAGCCCGACGGCGACGATCGGCGGGTTCTTCACGGTCGGCGGCGCGTCGAACTTCCCGCAGGGCCGCCTGACCAACGCGTACCAGTTCTCGAACACGATGACCTGGACGCGCGAGAAGCACACCTTCAAGTTCGGCGCGGACCTGCGCTACAACGACGTGGACAACCAGGCGGCCTTCGACTCGAAGGGCACCTTCACGTTCAACAGCCTGCAGGACTACATGAACAACTTCGCGTCGCGCTTCGCCCAGGCGCTTCAGACCGCGAGCTGGGAGGCGCAGCAGTGGCAGACGTTCTTCTATCTGCAGGATGATTTCCGCGTCACTCCCGACCTCACGGTCAACCTTGGCCTCCGCTACGAGGCGAACGGCGCGCCGCTCGGCTTCTTCGGCGCGACGGATCCGGAAAGCCTCGCCGTCGGCGTGCCCGGGCCCGTCGAGGACGATCGGAACAACTGGGCACCGCGCGTCGGCTTCGCGTGGAGCCCGCGCGGGAACAACCGCTGGCTCGGCGACGGGAAGACGGTCGTCCGCGGCGGCTTCGGCATGGGCTACGACTTCCTGTTCTACAATCTGCTGACCGTCAACGCGTCGAACTACCCGCGGGTGGCGGTGGCCGAGTCGTTCAACGTGCAGAACCTGTATCCGAACCTGCTGGCGGGCAGCGCCTCGCCGGTGTTCAACCCGCTGAACCAGTGGGTCAATTCCGCGCCGGACACCGAAAATCCGGAGAGCCGGTTCTGGAGCGCGGACATTCAGCGCGAGCTTGGCCAGGTCATCCTGTCGGCCGGCTACACGGGCAGCCGCGGCTACAAGGGGATCAACCAGATCCACATGAACCCGGGCATCCTCACCGAGGCGCAGGCGGCCACGGTGATCGCGACCCGCAACATCAGCTCGATTCCGAACGTGCAGGCCCGCCGGCAGAATCCGGCCTGGGGCGGCCGCCTGCAGATCCCGGCGTACACGGGGCCCGGCGGCAACGACGTCGAGGCGCGCTCGTCGTATCACGGCGCGTTCGTGCGTGCCGACAAGCGCTTCTCGCACGGGCTCCAGTTTGGGGGGGCGTACACCTACGGGCGGTTCTTCAGCAACAACGACGCGTCGCTGGGCGAGGCCGGCACGGCGCAGTCGCCGCAGACCCCGCAGAGCTTCTTCGACTACGACAGCGAGTGGAGCGTGTCGGGCTTCGACCGCCGCCACCGCCTGGTGTTCACCTACCTCTGGGAGATCCCGGCGCCGAAGCGGGGCCTCCTGGGCGCGATCATCGGCGGCTGGCAGATCGCCGGCATCACGCAGACGCAGTCCGGCGCGCCGTTCACGATCCGCACCGGCGTGGACTCGAACGGTGACGGCAGCGCGGGCGGCGACCGCCCGAACATCAATCCGTCCGGATCGCTCGTGTGGAAAGACGACCACTCGTCGTTCACCAA
- a CDS encoding 3-isopropylmalate dehydratase large subunit, translated as MAGMTIVEKILARATGRSAVAVGDVVEPAVDLAMSHENAALVINQFQEIFQGTGRAAEVWDPERIAIVFDHRVPAESSKTATNQKKVREFVARERITKFHDVRGDDGGICHQILAEHGYDRPGHVIVGTDSHTTSHGAFGAFAFGIGATEMAAVWALGRVLNVEVPATIRVNVNGGLPRGVAPKDIILHLIGRLTAEGANFRVLEFHGDGIRRMTTSGRFVLCNMAVEAGATSGIVPADDETVRYLRVEAGVVGAISEVAPDADASYEQVVEIDAARLVPQIACPHTVDRVKPVGEVAGTRVHQIVIGSCTNGRLDDLEVAARTVRGRRVARGVRMLVFPASWRIYREAMRRGYLADLIEAGAVVMNPGCGCCLGVHQGALGDGEVALSTTNRNFKGRMGNPNAEVYLCSPAVAAASALTGAITDPRS; from the coding sequence ATGGCAGGCATGACCATCGTCGAGAAGATCCTCGCTCGCGCAACCGGCCGTTCTGCCGTCGCGGTTGGCGACGTCGTCGAACCCGCGGTGGATTTGGCGATGTCGCACGAGAACGCGGCCCTCGTCATCAACCAGTTCCAGGAAATCTTCCAGGGGACGGGGCGCGCCGCGGAGGTGTGGGACCCCGAGCGGATCGCGATCGTGTTCGACCACCGCGTCCCGGCCGAGAGCTCGAAGACCGCGACCAACCAGAAGAAGGTCCGTGAGTTCGTCGCCCGAGAGCGCATCACGAAGTTTCACGATGTCCGCGGTGATGACGGGGGGATCTGCCACCAGATCCTGGCAGAGCACGGGTACGACCGCCCGGGACACGTCATTGTCGGCACCGACAGCCACACGACGAGCCACGGGGCGTTCGGCGCGTTTGCCTTCGGCATCGGCGCGACGGAGATGGCGGCCGTGTGGGCGCTCGGCCGCGTGCTGAACGTCGAAGTCCCCGCGACCATCCGCGTGAACGTCAACGGTGGCCTGCCGCGCGGCGTGGCGCCGAAGGACATCATCCTGCACCTGATCGGCCGGCTCACGGCCGAGGGTGCGAACTTCCGCGTGCTCGAGTTTCACGGCGACGGAATCCGCCGCATGACGACCTCCGGCCGCTTCGTGCTCTGCAACATGGCTGTCGAAGCCGGCGCGACCTCGGGCATCGTCCCCGCCGACGATGAGACGGTGCGGTACCTGCGGGTGGAAGCGGGCGTCGTGGGCGCGATCAGCGAGGTCGCGCCGGACGCCGACGCATCCTACGAGCAGGTGGTCGAGATCGATGCCGCGCGCCTGGTGCCGCAGATCGCGTGCCCGCACACGGTGGATCGCGTCAAGCCTGTCGGCGAAGTCGCCGGCACGCGCGTGCACCAGATCGTGATCGGATCGTGCACGAACGGGCGCCTGGACGACCTGGAGGTGGCGGCGCGCACCGTGCGCGGCCGGCGCGTCGCGCGCGGCGTTCGCATGCTGGTCTTTCCCGCGTCGTGGCGGATCTACCGGGAGGCGATGCGCCGCGGCTACCTCGCCGACCTGATCGAGGCGGGCGCGGTGGTCATGAACCCGGGCTGCGGCTGTTGCCTCGGCGTGCACCAGGGGGCGCTCGGGGACGGCGAGGTCGCCTTGTCCACCACCAACCGCAACTTCAAGGGCAGGATGGGGAACCCGAACGCCGAGGTGTACCTCTGCTCGCCGGCGGTCGCCGCCGCCAGCGCGCTGACCGGCGCGATTACCGATCCGAGGAGCTGA
- a CDS encoding S9 family peptidase, with amino-acid sequence MIPAVKTLLSVLLALLMSAPAAAQSTKRPLNVDDIFNINEVRDPQRSPDGKWVAYVVSRAIKETDKNDNDIWMVSWDGAQQIQLTFGAESESTPRWSPDNKHLAFLSSRHGAKHAQLWLLNRAGGEAVKVSDVKGGISEYAWSPDGRRIALVVEERDPRDAEAEEEKEAAKDGAAKTPKPIVIDRYYFKADGSGYLRGERSHLYLFDIATRKTEVLTPGTFNERAPAWSPDGKQIAFASKRGEGDLDRLESEDIYVIEARAGAEARALTSTPAEESRPIWSPDGRTIAYLVSDELKYSAYNQPRLAVVPATGGASRILAGALDRPVRSPVFTPDGRAIVVGVVDDRSQHPARVAIDSGKIEKLVAGPRVVTNLSQGPDGAFAVLAATATQPAEVHALENGALRRLTRHNDEWLANVQLGITEEFASTSRDGTQVHGLLVKPAAYQAGRKYPALLRIHGGPNGQDEHAFALERELFAASGYVVVAVNYRGSNGRGAAYQKAIFADWGNKEVVDLLGAMDHVQKIGLADPERLGIGGWSYGGILTNYTIATDGRFRAAISGAGSSNQISMYGTDMYITQYENELGPPWKAQDVWMKVSYPFFHADRIRTPTLFMGGEKDFNVPLLGSEQMYQALKSLGVDTELVIYPNQFHGITIPSYRKDRLERYLAWYDKYLKAGEK; translated from the coding sequence ATGATCCCCGCCGTGAAAACACTCCTTTCCGTCCTCCTGGCGCTTCTGATGTCGGCGCCCGCCGCCGCCCAGTCCACGAAGCGTCCGTTGAACGTGGACGACATCTTCAACATCAACGAGGTCCGGGATCCGCAGCGATCGCCCGATGGCAAATGGGTCGCCTACGTCGTCTCGCGCGCGATCAAGGAAACGGACAAGAACGACAACGACATCTGGATGGTGAGCTGGGACGGCGCGCAGCAGATCCAGCTGACCTTCGGCGCCGAGAGCGAGTCGACGCCGCGCTGGAGCCCCGATAACAAGCACCTCGCCTTCCTGTCCTCGCGGCACGGGGCGAAACACGCGCAGCTGTGGCTGCTCAACCGCGCCGGCGGCGAGGCGGTGAAGGTCTCGGACGTGAAGGGGGGCATCTCCGAGTACGCCTGGTCCCCCGACGGCAGGCGAATCGCGCTCGTGGTGGAAGAACGCGATCCGCGCGATGCCGAGGCGGAAGAAGAGAAGGAAGCCGCGAAGGACGGGGCCGCCAAGACGCCGAAGCCGATCGTGATCGATCGCTACTACTTCAAGGCGGACGGGTCCGGGTACCTGCGCGGCGAGCGGTCGCACCTGTACCTGTTCGACATCGCGACAAGGAAGACCGAGGTTCTGACCCCCGGCACGTTCAACGAGAGAGCGCCCGCGTGGTCCCCCGACGGCAAACAGATCGCGTTCGCCAGCAAGCGCGGCGAAGGAGACCTCGACCGCCTCGAAAGCGAGGACATCTACGTGATCGAGGCCCGCGCCGGCGCCGAGGCGCGCGCGCTCACCAGCACGCCCGCCGAAGAATCGAGGCCGATCTGGAGCCCGGACGGCAGGACCATCGCCTATCTCGTCAGCGACGAGCTGAAGTATTCGGCGTACAACCAGCCGCGGCTCGCCGTCGTACCGGCGACGGGCGGCGCCTCGCGGATCCTGGCCGGCGCGCTCGATCGGCCGGTGCGCTCGCCGGTGTTCACTCCAGACGGGCGCGCGATCGTCGTCGGCGTGGTGGACGACCGGTCGCAGCATCCGGCGCGAGTGGCCATCGACAGTGGCAAGATCGAGAAGCTCGTGGCCGGCCCGCGCGTGGTGACGAACCTCTCGCAGGGACCCGACGGCGCCTTCGCGGTGCTGGCCGCCACCGCGACGCAACCGGCGGAAGTGCACGCGCTCGAAAACGGCGCGCTGCGCCGCCTGACGCGCCATAACGACGAGTGGCTCGCGAACGTCCAGCTCGGGATCACCGAGGAGTTCGCGTCCACCAGCCGGGACGGCACGCAGGTGCACGGGCTGCTGGTGAAGCCGGCGGCGTATCAGGCCGGACGCAAGTATCCGGCGCTGCTCAGGATCCACGGCGGTCCCAACGGGCAGGACGAGCACGCGTTCGCGCTCGAGCGCGAGCTGTTCGCCGCCAGCGGGTACGTGGTCGTCGCCGTCAATTACCGAGGCAGCAACGGACGCGGAGCGGCGTACCAGAAGGCCATCTTCGCCGACTGGGGGAACAAGGAAGTCGTGGACCTGCTCGGCGCGATGGACCACGTGCAGAAGATCGGTCTTGCCGATCCCGAGCGCCTCGGCATCGGCGGCTGGAGCTACGGCGGGATCCTCACGAACTACACGATTGCAACCGATGGCCGGTTCAGGGCGGCGATCAGCGGCGCCGGCAGCTCGAATCAGATCTCGATGTACGGCACCGACATGTACATCACGCAGTACGAGAACGAGCTGGGTCCCCCGTGGAAGGCGCAGGACGTGTGGATGAAGGTCTCGTATCCGTTCTTCCACGCGGACCGGATCAGGACGCCGACGCTGTTCATGGGCGGCGAGAAGGACTTCAACGTGCCGCTGCTCGGGAGCGAGCAGATGTACCAGGCGTTGAAGAGCCTCGGCGTGGACACCGAGCTGGTGATCTATCCGAACCAGTTCCACGGGATCACGATCCCGAGCTACAGGAAGGATCGGCTGGAGCGGTATCTCGCGTGGTACGACAAGTACCTGAAGGCTGGCGAGAAATAA
- a CDS encoding 3-isopropylmalate dehydratase has translation MSTVVLTLGDDVSTDAIYPGRFMATVLPTETPQFAFADHAAFNAKVRAGGLPAGSVIVAGQNFGCGSSREQAASCLKGPDVIVIARGFARIFLQNAINLGLRTIICPTIEAGEGDELGIGPDAVVNLTAGRRFPVVPLPPARQAIVDAGGLINYARTLVEKGKRGTVTLSEAVPGKV, from the coding sequence ATGTCCACCGTTGTCCTGACGCTTGGCGACGATGTGTCCACCGATGCCATTTATCCGGGCCGCTTCATGGCGACCGTGCTTCCCACCGAGACGCCGCAGTTCGCCTTCGCCGACCACGCGGCGTTCAATGCGAAGGTGCGTGCCGGCGGGCTTCCGGCGGGCAGCGTGATTGTCGCGGGACAGAATTTCGGCTGCGGATCGTCGCGCGAGCAGGCGGCGTCCTGTCTCAAGGGGCCGGACGTGATCGTCATCGCGCGCGGCTTCGCGCGCATCTTCCTGCAGAACGCGATCAATCTTGGGCTGCGGACGATCATTTGCCCGACGATCGAGGCGGGCGAGGGGGACGAACTGGGCATCGGCCCTGACGCCGTGGTCAACCTCACGGCCGGCCGCCGCTTCCCGGTCGTGCCCCTGCCGCCCGCGCGCCAGGCGATCGTGGATGCCGGCGGGTTGATCAACTACGCCCGCACGCTGGTGGAGAAGGGGAAAAGGGGGACAGTCACACTTTCCGAAGCAGTGCCCGGGAAAGTGTGA